Within the Clarias gariepinus isolate MV-2021 ecotype Netherlands chromosome 27, CGAR_prim_01v2, whole genome shotgun sequence genome, the region attatacatcatgtgactgcgaccatacctaactgttatctctcctcttctgctccctctccctctccctctccccctccctctcgagctacacatgtcgttcctgagctgccagtgatccagactccctctgccctccggacctgtctgacccatcctggtgccccgcttctggttggagatcttgtcacatggattcccccgtgtgtctctttgggatgcgtctggtgtctggggatggtttcactcaaccatgaagacggttctggcctcgattGATGttcacagctgtttctctgaggacttgacttgactgcagttgctcaatagttcaggactggattttcctacgagtctacctgagcctccaataactacctggactccataataacatcaattaacatcaactgttatgctgaactgcctgccacctaacacacagtatgaatgcacatcaattcctgctttctgtttcacccagatgaggatgggttccctgttgagtctggttctctcaaggtttcttcctattaccatctcaggaagtttttccttgccaccgtcaccctcggcttgctcatcagggactatttGACCATTCTGactcatacacatttatattccaTACaatcttaattcttttgattgtgtaaaactgctttgcgacaataacaattgttaaaagcgctatacaaataaaatttaattgaactcaACTGTCCATGACttcatctttcatttttttcagacatttttttttctcttgcatcAGTCTAtgattaaagtaaaatatggttATGTTGGCTGCACATTTGTGGATCTCgtgcatttaaacattttaaggaaAATGGTGAACAAGGTAACAGCTTGAAATAAAAGCTAACAACTCATGACCTTCTGTTCTTTAAAAGCATTTTGGAAAGAGTAGGGAGTTTAACAGTGGATTCTTACATTCAGGTTATTTATTCTGTTTCGACTAATCGTTCGTCTGTAGTAGCTGAAGTCGTTCTGGATAGCAGGAATTCGCATCTGAAAGAACAATAAAATACTCCATCAGTTAAAATCAATCAGGATGCACTGAATTAAAGCAATACTTCTAaacaagcaaaataaaacatgcaccTTGAGCTCATCGAAGCGGAGTGTGAAGTGCAGAATCTCTGCGAACTGCTTGGCTAGGGCCTGCTCCTTCTCCAGATGCTGAGTGGGGGTGTAAGATGGACAGGTCAGCGACTCCAACAGGCTCTGCAGGGCTTTTTCTGCACCAATAAAAGAGACCATACATGAACCGTGTGccttattttaaaacttaaaaggaTTTAAAGATGAATGGTCAGAGCGTTACCCAGTTTTAGTGAGAAACCATAAAACTTTTTGAGTCTGATGACGAGGGGACACACAGAGTTCCATGCCCTTTCTTGAAGCAGTAAATCGCTGGGATTCTGTATAGCCTAAAAAATACAAAGCCATTGAATAATGCTGCTGTTTGTTATGAGtacatatacagtgtgtgtgtgtgtgtgtgtgtgtgtgtgtgtgtgtgtgtgtgtgtgtgtgtgtgcgcgataGGGCTGGACCAGAATATTCATTTGGAGGGATGGCattagatttttcattttgagattcgaatattcaggaaaaaaaataataaattaacctgTGACATCGATCCCTGCGAAACGGTTCTCATTTGCGCTTAAATGACTAGCCCTTGCGGCAAActtgtgtcatgcacactcCAGGAAGCATAAAAACGAGACAAGATGGCGTGGCACATCGCCCAGTCATTAAGTTTGCCCATGTCGCTTTGGACGCTTTCgcagagtgtgtgttaataGGACGCAGGTTAAATTGTGTTCATCACTTGCTCCCCATTCGAGAAAGTCCTTAAAACAATctcgtggttatcctgcctacccGTGTTACTCTgcatttgggtttaccattcacgctacaaagggctaactgctaaagcTACCTCTTCTGGTCTACTCAGGCTAGTTCATGACAACTTGCCTGTATCCATATAacacaaaaatgtgaaaaaaaaattaataatagtaaaataaaagtcCGCAGCAGTTGGATGAACTGTTCAACATAAAAAtgcaacagacagacacagagagagagagagagattcctgCCTTTTTTAGAGATAAGAATATATTCAGCCCCCTCCCACCGAAGCGTCGAGTATTCAATGTTGATCACTACCGAATATTCGAAGCTCAAAAAAATGGTATTTGGACCAGCCCTAGCGTGCAACCTACATCTCGTATCTCCTGTCCCGCTCCCTTATATGCCTGCAGGAGTGACAGGATGCTCTCAGATTCCTGGAGGACAGCGTTCACCTGGTTCCACACATCACGCTCGCACTCTGTGGGCTGCGCATCTAAAACACATACAGAAACCCTTACTTACACAGAAGACCCAACAACTAGTACAAActagtacaaataaaataacatacattttacatttcatatagcttctaaattattttaatttacatgtgAGGAAATGTAAAGAGCATGGTGAAAACAGGAACTTGTACATTAAATATCAACAGGacatgttagttttattacAAACAGAAAGGATGTAAGAGCATGCAAATGGCAAAAGGCATCTAATAAGATAGAGCAggaatgtaaattattgtgccATGCAACTCGGCCTTTTACTGGTGGTGTGACAACAAGTGGCTGTGACATATACAAAACAGGATGCACACAAACTCGTCTGTAAAGAATAACAAGTGGGGAAAGAAAAGGTGCAAGGTGTCATCTTGTGAGAACGGACTGAACATCTGCATGTGCAAAACGCATGCAAAACACACCCAATGTAAAGCCATTCAATTTGCACACGCTAATGTTCTCTCTGAGAATAGTGTGTGGAGAGCAATTAATTCAATTCGTTATATTAAAGGTTTGGCTTTGTGTCTATCGAATATACGGTACACACAACGAGACATGCAGAGATTTAGTAGATAGCAGGACGGACAGACTGGGCCAGGCAAAAGCTCTGCTCACTTTCAAAGTCAAGGAAAAAGTTTGGCCCCTGATCAAGCTCTGTACAAGTGAGCACTTTTAAAAGATTCCCCATTTGGTTTCTGAAAGAGGAAAACagaaggaaaacaaacaaatagagaGAGAGGTGTTGCATGTAATATACAGCAGTTCAATAGCATGACCATGTCTGAAACACTTGCATAGATTTTTGTTATTCAGTCTGATCTCCACCTGAAGTTTTACAAAATGGATTCTCAGATTTGCTCATTTATTAGATCGAATTTATTGTCAGACACACTCTCATCAAAGCGACATCCAACAACcagggagggcgaagactattcTTCCTCCGAGACATGAGACACCAGTTCAAAGGTGTaacactgagaaaaaaagcacCATCCACCCCTTCTGCTTGTGTGTGCCCACGATGCCCATGACATGAGAGGGATGCAAGTGCCCCCCCCCGGAAGGAGCACAGCCAATCTGCTCCCTAGACCACCAGGTATGCACCGTTCAGTATCACTGGGAATAGAACCCGCAATCTGAATGTGGTGGCGAACGAGTACTTCCTCCTTTACACTACTAGCCCCCCTCTGCTCTTCTTAAACACAGAGATGCTGGGGTTGTCTATGAGAGTGTTCAGACATGGCGTTTCACTTtctcctgtttaaaaaaaaaaaaaaaaaaaagagaaaggtcAGCCATTTCAAGGCTCCTTTAAGCTATGGAGAGTCCCTGCAAACTTACTTTCAAAGTCCAGGAAAAAATGTGGATAGTTCTCTATTTCTCTTGTAAGGACTTTAAGAAGATTACCCATTCCAGCAAACCTAATCGAGATATAAATGGTAAAGAACTAGGTGAAAACAATGTACAAGTGaatcatacatttttaacacatgCAAAACTGTTGCTGAAGTTGGTGATTACGATGGCAACGGTCAGTAAAAGCCATTCAAGCTTACATTAAAGCTTGTGAAAAGTCAAAGTTTGTGCTTGATGTGACATTATATTTTGGCTGCTCTCAGCATCCGCATTAACACACAGCAGTTCTCACCTTTACAGGTGCCATACTGTTAAGGACCTAGTGTACAGGGCAAACAAGTTATCAGGTCTCAAGCATcttcagtgtgtgtgggtgtgtgcgttCATGTGCATAAAATGTCCCAGTTGAAATACCCTTTAGATAATGCATTTTCATCCCTTTAAACAGTCCTTTATTTCCCTCCCCGAACTGCGCCGTTTCGATGTAAACGAGCTACTCCTAAGCCACGTCCCTGCAGAGAACTGCAGAGGTGAGCTGTTGCTCAGGGGACTTTAAACCCTGctgtttgtcctttttctgACTTTGCATTGGCcggggcttaaacaagccaattcgATTTATGCCCCAtaatgttacctcatatgacacACTCCCATTAAGGGTGCGCAGTAGCTCACAGAACAAAAGGTGGCCGAGCTACAACAGCTGGAGTCCTGAGCATTCCCCTTTTTCCTTTGaagacacacacagatgaaTAAATATAGATTTGGTGCAGTGGTTACAAacatggtttgtttgttttaaaaggaATTCCCAAATTTCACAATGCTAAAGAcataacatgtttaaatccCACAACGCCACACCTATCTGTGGCAGGAAACCCAGAAAGGACACTTTAAGGACAATCCACGCCCTCTTCTCCGCCAAACAGAGTGATTGACGCTTACAGCTAGAAGTTGTGAGTGTAAGGATCTGAATTACTGGTTGGAATTTCCAGGATTCAAGCCCCAGCATGGCCAAGCTGCCACTCAGAACGTTTATACAACTACAGCTCTTGTCCCAacgaaaaaaagtaaaaaatcctgacagataagtgtttctgtttatgagcgcaggcgc harbors:
- the fam49a gene encoding CYFIP-related Rac1 interactor A isoform X1 encodes the protein MGNLLKVLTCTELDQGPNFFLDFENAQPTECERDVWNQVNAVLQESESILSLLQAYKGAGQEIRDAIQNPSDLLLQERAWNSVCPLVIRLKKFYGFSLKLEKALQSLLESLTCPSYTPTQHLEKEQALAKQFAEILHFTLRFDELKMRIPAIQNDFSYYRRTISRNRINNLNLDIENEVNNEMANRMSLFYAEATPMLKTLSTATTNFVTENKTLPLENTTDCLSTMASVCKVMLETPEYTSRFNSEDTLLFCMRVMVGVIILYDHVHPNGAFTKSSKIDMKGCIKVLKDQPADNVEGLLNALKFTTKHLNDESTPKNIRTMLQ
- the fam49a gene encoding CYFIP-related Rac1 interactor A isoform X2, whose translation is MGNLLKVLTREIENYPHFFLDFENAQPTECERDVWNQVNAVLQESESILSLLQAYKGAGQEIRDAIQNPSDLLLQERAWNSVCPLVIRLKKFYGFSLKLEKALQSLLESLTCPSYTPTQHLEKEQALAKQFAEILHFTLRFDELKMRIPAIQNDFSYYRRTISRNRINNLNLDIENEVNNEMANRMSLFYAEATPMLKTLSTATTNFVTENKTLPLENTTDCLSTMASVCKVMLETPEYTSRFNSEDTLLFCMRVMVGVIILYDHVHPNGAFTKSSKIDMKGCIKVLKDQPADNVEGLLNALKFTTKHLNDESTPKNIRTMLQ